From Meles meles chromosome 5, mMelMel3.1 paternal haplotype, whole genome shotgun sequence, one genomic window encodes:
- the TAF8 gene encoding transcription initiation factor TFIID subunit 8 isoform X1, whose product MADTAATAGAGGSGTRSGSKQSTNPADNYHLARRRTLQVVVSSLLTEAGFESAEKASVETLTEMLQSYISEIGRSAKSYCEHTARTQPTLSDIVVTLVEMGFNVDTLPAYAKRSQRMVITAPPVTNQPVTPKALTAGQNRPHPPHIPSHFPEFPDPHTYIKTPTYREPVSDYQVLREKAASQRRDVERALTRFMAKTGETQSLFKDDVSTFPLIAARPFTIPYLTALLPSELEMQQMEETDSSEQDEQTDTENLPLHISTDDSGAEKENTSVLQQNPSLSGSRNGEENVIDNPYLRPVKKPKIRRKKSLS is encoded by the exons ATGGCCGACACGGCGGCCACTGCCGGGGCCGGTGGCTCCGGAACG AGATCAGGAAGTAAACAATCCACTAACCCTGCTGACAACTACCATCTGGCCCGGAGGCGAACCCTTCAGGTGGTTGTGAGCTCCTTGTTGACAGAGGCAGGGTTCGAGAGTGCTGAGAAAGCATCCGTGGAAACATTGACAGAGATGCTGCAGAGCT ACATTTCAGAAATCGGGAGGAGTGCCAAGTCCTACTGTGAGCACACAGCCAGGACACAACCCACACTGTCAGACATCGTGGTCACGCTTGTTGAGATGG GCTTCAATGTGgacactctccctgcttatgcgaAACGGTCTCAGAGGATGGTCATCACTGCCC CTCCAGTGACCAATCAGCCGGTGACCCCCAAGGCCCTCACTGCAGGGCAGAACCGACCCCACCCGCCGCACATCCCCAGCCATTTTCCCGAGTTCCCTGACCCCCACACCTACATCAAAACTCCG ACGTACCGTGAGCCCGTGTCGGACTACCAGGTCCTGCGAGAGAAGGCTGCATCCCAGAGACGAGACGTGGAGCGGGCACTCACCCGCTTTATGGCCAAGACAGGCGAGACCCAGAGTCTTTTCAAAGATGACGTCAGCACATTTCCAT TGATCGCTGCCAGGCCTTTCACCATCCCCTACCTGACGGCCCTTCTTCCATCGGAGCTGGAGATGCAACAGATGGAAGAGACAGATTCCTCGGAGCAGGATGAGCAGACGGACACAGAGAACCTCCCTCTTCATATCAGCACG GATGATTCTGGAGCCGAGAAGGAGAACACCTCTGTCCTGCAGCAGAACCCCTCCTTGTCGGGCAGCCGGAACGGGGAGGAGAACGTCATCGATAACCCCTATCTGCGGCCTGTGAAGAAACCCAAGATTCGCAggaagaa GTCCCTCTCATGA
- the TAF8 gene encoding transcription initiation factor TFIID subunit 8 isoform X2 has translation MADTAATAGAGGSGTRSGSKQSTNPADNYHLARRRTLQVVVSSLLTEAGFESAEKASVETLTEMLQSYISEIGRSAKSYCEHTARTQPTLSDIVVTLVEMGFNVDTLPAYAKRSQRMVITAPPVTNQPVTPKALTAGQNRPHPPHIPSHFPEFPDPHTYIKTPTYREPVSDYQVLREKAASQRRDVERALTRFMAKTGETQSLFKDDVSTFPLIAARPFTIPYLTALLPSELEMQQMEETDSSEQDEQTDTENLPLHISTDDSGAEKENTSVLQQNPSLSGSRNGEENVIDNPYLRPVKKPKIRRKK, from the exons ATGGCCGACACGGCGGCCACTGCCGGGGCCGGTGGCTCCGGAACG AGATCAGGAAGTAAACAATCCACTAACCCTGCTGACAACTACCATCTGGCCCGGAGGCGAACCCTTCAGGTGGTTGTGAGCTCCTTGTTGACAGAGGCAGGGTTCGAGAGTGCTGAGAAAGCATCCGTGGAAACATTGACAGAGATGCTGCAGAGCT ACATTTCAGAAATCGGGAGGAGTGCCAAGTCCTACTGTGAGCACACAGCCAGGACACAACCCACACTGTCAGACATCGTGGTCACGCTTGTTGAGATGG GCTTCAATGTGgacactctccctgcttatgcgaAACGGTCTCAGAGGATGGTCATCACTGCCC CTCCAGTGACCAATCAGCCGGTGACCCCCAAGGCCCTCACTGCAGGGCAGAACCGACCCCACCCGCCGCACATCCCCAGCCATTTTCCCGAGTTCCCTGACCCCCACACCTACATCAAAACTCCG ACGTACCGTGAGCCCGTGTCGGACTACCAGGTCCTGCGAGAGAAGGCTGCATCCCAGAGACGAGACGTGGAGCGGGCACTCACCCGCTTTATGGCCAAGACAGGCGAGACCCAGAGTCTTTTCAAAGATGACGTCAGCACATTTCCAT TGATCGCTGCCAGGCCTTTCACCATCCCCTACCTGACGGCCCTTCTTCCATCGGAGCTGGAGATGCAACAGATGGAAGAGACAGATTCCTCGGAGCAGGATGAGCAGACGGACACAGAGAACCTCCCTCTTCATATCAGCACG GATGATTCTGGAGCCGAGAAGGAGAACACCTCTGTCCTGCAGCAGAACCCCTCCTTGTCGGGCAGCCGGAACGGGGAGGAGAACGTCATCGATAACCCCTATCTGCGGCCTGTGAAGAAACCCAAGATTCGCAggaagaagtga
- the TAF8 gene encoding transcription initiation factor TFIID subunit 8 isoform X3 produces the protein MADTAATAGAGGSGTRSGSKQSTNPADNYHLARRRTLQVVVSSLLTEAGFESAEKASVETLTEMLQSYISEIGRSAKSYCEHTARTQPTLSDIVVTLVEMGFNVDTLPAYAKRSQRMVITAPPVTNQPVTPKALTAGQNRPHPPHIPSHFPEFPDPHTYIKTPTYREPVSDYQVLREKAASQRRDVERALTRFMAKTGETQSLFKDDVSTFPLIAARPFTIPYLTALLPSELEMQQMEETDSSEQDEQTDTENLPLHISTIKERTGCQYADGMIW, from the exons ATGGCCGACACGGCGGCCACTGCCGGGGCCGGTGGCTCCGGAACG AGATCAGGAAGTAAACAATCCACTAACCCTGCTGACAACTACCATCTGGCCCGGAGGCGAACCCTTCAGGTGGTTGTGAGCTCCTTGTTGACAGAGGCAGGGTTCGAGAGTGCTGAGAAAGCATCCGTGGAAACATTGACAGAGATGCTGCAGAGCT ACATTTCAGAAATCGGGAGGAGTGCCAAGTCCTACTGTGAGCACACAGCCAGGACACAACCCACACTGTCAGACATCGTGGTCACGCTTGTTGAGATGG GCTTCAATGTGgacactctccctgcttatgcgaAACGGTCTCAGAGGATGGTCATCACTGCCC CTCCAGTGACCAATCAGCCGGTGACCCCCAAGGCCCTCACTGCAGGGCAGAACCGACCCCACCCGCCGCACATCCCCAGCCATTTTCCCGAGTTCCCTGACCCCCACACCTACATCAAAACTCCG ACGTACCGTGAGCCCGTGTCGGACTACCAGGTCCTGCGAGAGAAGGCTGCATCCCAGAGACGAGACGTGGAGCGGGCACTCACCCGCTTTATGGCCAAGACAGGCGAGACCCAGAGTCTTTTCAAAGATGACGTCAGCACATTTCCAT TGATCGCTGCCAGGCCTTTCACCATCCCCTACCTGACGGCCCTTCTTCCATCGGAGCTGGAGATGCAACAGATGGAAGAGACAGATTCCTCGGAGCAGGATGAGCAGACGGACACAGAGAACCTCCCTCTTCATATCAGCACG ataaaagaaagaacaggatgtCAATATGCTGATGGGATGATCTGGTAG